The following coding sequences are from one Bos mutus isolate GX-2022 chromosome 22, NWIPB_WYAK_1.1, whole genome shotgun sequence window:
- the ZNRD2 gene encoding protein ZNRD2 encodes MALNGAEVDDFSWEPPTEAETKVLQARRERQDRISRLMGDYLLRGYRMLGETCADCGTILLQDKQRKIYCVACQELDSDVDKDNPALNAQAALSQAREHQLASASEPALSSRPAPQPPVPRPEHCEGAAAGLKAVQGPPPPAVLPNADVVACTQEALLQKLTWASAELGSSTSLETSIQLCSLIRACAEALRSLQQLQH; translated from the exons ATGGCCCTAAACGGCGCTG AAGTCGACGACTTCTCCTGGGAGCCCCCGACCGAAGCGGAGACGAAGGTGCTGCAAGCGCGGCGGGAGCGACAGGATCGCATCTCCCGGCTCATGGGCGACTACCTGCTGCGTGGTTACCGCATGCTGGGCGAGACCTGCGCTGACTGCGGG ACGATCCTTCTCCAAGACAAACAGCGGAAAATCTACTGCGTGGCTTGTCAGGAGCTCGACTCAGACGTGGATAAAGATAACCCGG CTCTGAATGCGCAGGCTGCCCTCTCCCAAGCTCGGGAGCACCAGCTGGCCTCTGCCTCGGAGCCCGCCTTGAGCTCTCGGCCTGCACCTCAGCCCCCAGTACCCCGTCCGGAACACTGTGAGGGAGCCGCGGCAGGGCTTAAGGCAGTCCAGGGGCCACCCCCTCCTGCTGTGCTTCCAAATGCAGATGTGGTGGCCTGCACACAGGAGGCTCTCCTGCAGAAGCTGACCTGGGCCTCAGCTGAGCTGGGCTCTAGCACCTCCCTGGAGACTAGCATCCAGCTGTGTAGCCTTATCCGGGCGTGTGCTGAAGCCCTGCGTAGTCTGCAGCAGCTGCAACACTAA
- the FAM89B gene encoding leucine repeat adapter protein 25 has protein sequence MNGLPSAEAPNGAGCALAGLPPLPRGLSGLLNASGGSWRELERVYSQRSRIHDELSRAARVPDGPRQATGAASAGTAAGPPGSRRPVNLDSALAALRKEMVGLRQLDMSLLCQLWGLYESIQDYKHLCQDLSLCQDLSSSLHSDSSYPPDAGLSDDEEPPDASLPPDPPPLTVPQTHNVRDQWLQDAFHISL, from the exons ATGAATGGGCTGCCCTCTGCCGAGGCGCCGAACGGCGCGGGCTGCGCCCTGGCTGGTCTCCCGCCGTTACCGCGCGGCCTCAGCGGTCTTCTCAACGCGAGCGGGGGCTCGTGGAGGGAGCTAGAGCGCGTCTACAGTCAGCGCAGCCGCATCCACGATGAGCTGAGCCGAGCCGCCCGCGTCCCGGACGGGCCCCGCCAAGCCACCGGCGCCGCCAGCGCGGGAACTGCCGCGGGTCCTCCTGGCTCGCGTCGCCCTGTCAACCTCGACTCGGCGCTAGCGGCGCTGCGCAAGGAAATG GTGGGCCTGCGGCAGCTGGACATGTCCCTGCTGTGCCAGCTGTGGGGCCTGTATGAGTCGATCCAGGACTATAAGCACCTGTGCCAAGACTTGAGCCTGTGCCAGGACCTGTCGTCCTCCCTGCACTCAGACAGCTCCTACCCACCCGACGCTGGCCTGTCTGATGACGAGGAGCCTCCAGATGCTAGCCTGCCCCCAGACCCGCCACCCCTCACTGTGCCCCAGACACACAATGTCCGGGACCAGTGGCTGCAGGATGCCTTCCACATCAGCCTCTGA